TTATCGGACAGAAATTCATTGCTCAGGCCATGGATTTTCAACGCTCCTTTATCTACCTCCCGTTCCGGGTTTAGATAACAATGAAAAGTTCGTCCCGTGCGGCGTCGGCAGCTCAGTTCAACACCGCCAATCTCAATGATTCGGTGCCCCTCTTTAGGTTCCAATCCAGTGGTCTCGGTATCGAGTATAATCTGACGCATCACTTTTCCTCCCCGTTCGTTATTGCGCTCCGAGCCAAAGCATCAGCACGCTCGTTTCCTGGGTGTCCCTCATGTCCCCGGACCCAAAACCACTCTATCCGATGTTGGGCCGCGACCTGATCCAAACGCTGCCACAAATCTATATTCTTGACGGGTTGCCGGTTAGCTGTTTTCCAACCCCGCCGCTTCCAATTCGACAACCAGCAGGTGATCCCCTGGCGCAGATACTGGGAGTCCGTGGTCAGATGAACCCGGCATGGCCGCTTGAGCGTCTCTAGAGCCCGGATAGCAGCCATCAACTCCATTCGGTTATTAGTCGTCTTCGATTCGGCACCCGATAGAGTTTTTTCACGCCCTTGATAGCACAACAAGGCGCCCCAACCCCCAGGACCGGGATTCCCGCGGCATGCCCCGTCGGTAAAAATCTCCACGATCTCAGTCACGACAACGCTCCCGAGTCGTCGGTTCTGCCAGGGCAGGCATATTTAAACTTTCCTCCTCACGCCAAAGAGGGTCTATCGGATTTAAGCGCATCACCTGCTTTTTAGCCACCACCAAATAACTTCCTGCAAAAAAAGGGTACCAGCGCCGTCCCACCTCCTCCAGGAAGCGTAAGCGCCGCATTAATCGTGGCTGCCGCAAAGGGGGACGAAATAAAAAATACCGTAATTCTACTGTTTTGAAACCCAATAAGGCCAACCAGTCCTGAATGCGTGTGAGGCTATAGAAACGGCCACACCAGGGCATACTTCCCCGCCGACATAAAATAAACCGCCAAAGCCCCCAAAAACTCCAGGGATTGAAACCTAAAATAGCCAGCGTGCCATAGGGCACCAACACCCGCTGGGCCTCCCGCAGCACCTGATGGGGAGCCGCTTCATACTCCAAGACATGGGGCAAAATTATTCCATCCACGGTTGCATTAGCAAAGGGCAAAGCATCTATACGGGACAACAAACTAGGCGACTGAGCCTCCGGCCAAACCTCCGCTTCCAATACTATTCGGTGCCAAATGCAGCTAGAGGAGAGCAAATCCGTTCCTCTACGTACCGCCCCTAGCTGAACCAAATGGTAACCGAATAAATCAGGTAGAATTTTTTCCAGCTCCGCCTGTTCAGCTTTCAGCAGGCGCCTTCCGAGAGACTCATCTAACCAAGCGCAAAAAGCTTGACGAGATGAATAGTCTCTCTTATGCAAGGTATTCATTGCTTAGGGTAGATAGAAATTAAAAACAAGCCGTACTTACATAATCCTTCTGGAAATGAACAATCGATGGGAATAGCCATAATCATGAATTATTTGCCTATCTATAAGGTTTAAACCGCCGAAGCAGATTTAAGCTTTTATAACGTTAGGTGATAGGAAAATCGTAGAAGGAATCCGGGAAGGCATCTTCATCCAACCTCGGTTTTGATCATTAGGGTAATCAGTCAAGCTGCGCTGCTAACCAGGGTTGATAGTGGCGATAGCGAAAATTAAGCCATGCTCCCCACCAAGACCGGCAAGTAAGGCAGCTTTAAACATAAAATGAACTATCCCTTTTTTTCTGTCAAGTAACCGCTCTTTTTTAAATACCGTGCGATGGCGAAAATCGTGGTCAGGAGGACAAATATAACACATAAGCCGTTGATCCAGAAGATATCTTTCTCGGTTAAAGGCAATGGGAGCGATTCATAGCCCATGACCAACAGAGCTAACACCATCCAGCTATAAGTACTGGCATAATCCTTGGCTACAGCCCGGCGCCAGT
This sequence is a window from Nitrosococcus oceani ATCC 19707. Protein-coding genes within it:
- the rnhA gene encoding ribonuclease HI, yielding MTEIVEIFTDGACRGNPGPGGWGALLCYQGREKTLSGAESKTTNNRMELMAAIRALETLKRPCRVHLTTDSQYLRQGITCWLSNWKRRGWKTANRQPVKNIDLWQRLDQVAAQHRIEWFWVRGHEGHPGNERADALARSAITNGEEK
- a CDS encoding class I SAM-dependent methyltransferase, with protein sequence MNTLHKRDYSSRQAFCAWLDESLGRRLLKAEQAELEKILPDLFGYHLVQLGAVRRGTDLLSSSCIWHRIVLEAEVWPEAQSPSLLSRIDALPFANATVDGIILPHVLEYEAAPHQVLREAQRVLVPYGTLAILGFNPWSFWGLWRFILCRRGSMPWCGRFYSLTRIQDWLALLGFKTVELRYFLFRPPLRQPRLMRRLRFLEEVGRRWYPFFAGSYLVVAKKQVMRLNPIDPLWREEESLNMPALAEPTTRERCRD